A single window of Chitinivibrionales bacterium DNA harbors:
- a CDS encoding peptide-methionine (S)-S-oxide reductase — MNGVYRTRVGYAGGLKENPTYRSIGDHTESIQIDFDSSVISFGELIRIFWEEHNPAAYTASQQYKAIAFYHDALQKEIIETTADSIAAVRGKVETEIKPFTHFYLAEAYHQKHTLRSHSSFMKQFERMYPDSLGFINSTAAAKVNGYLGRHAGIEEIERTVDNLGLDAESQQKLLTYAAR; from the coding sequence ATCAACGGTGTTTATCGGACACGAGTCGGCTATGCCGGAGGGTTGAAAGAGAATCCCACATACCGCTCGATCGGCGATCATACCGAGTCAATCCAGATCGATTTTGATTCTTCCGTGATATCTTTCGGAGAGCTGATCCGGATATTCTGGGAAGAACATAACCCTGCGGCCTATACGGCCTCGCAGCAATATAAAGCGATCGCTTTTTATCATGATGCCCTGCAAAAAGAGATCATAGAGACGACAGCAGACAGTATTGCCGCGGTGCGGGGAAAGGTTGAAACTGAAATAAAGCCGTTCACCCATTTCTATCTTGCCGAAGCATACCATCAAAAGCACACGCTTCGCTCGCATTCCTCATTTATGAAACAGTTCGAGCGTATGTACCCCGACTCCCTGGGCTTTATCAATTCAACTGCCGCGGCAAAGGTAAACGGCTATCTCGGGAGACACGCCGGTATCGAAGAGATCGAGCGCACCGTTGACAATTTAGGATTAGATGCGGAATCGCAGCAGAAACTGCTAACCTACGCAGCACGATAA
- a CDS encoding EamA family transporter, producing MVWTILTLLAFTFGGFSGSKCAGWVGGIAANRWRITLSLPIMVIISMLTGAPFWFPTAWLFFLGGILHIGIGDTFLYIGYNRIGPRLTMLIALCSSPILSWCIEWIFLHSSPDVMELVAAGVVVFGVIIALAPAEKKQFTARQWHSGIVVSLLAGTFMSVSAVLTRYAMHHTHEQGIEIPLIVTALYRVAGGTALLLLAGATVFKKPWSIPRQHSARFGAWLAASVVIGPVLGMTAYHEALNRQPSAVVQAILSMMPVVVVPLAWIVNKDRPSIRALAGALISVSACIALVLM from the coding sequence GTGGTATGGACAATACTTACTCTTCTGGCCTTTACCTTCGGAGGTTTCAGCGGCTCGAAATGCGCCGGATGGGTCGGGGGCATTGCCGCCAACAGGTGGAGGATCACGCTTTCGTTACCGATCATGGTTATCATATCGATGCTGACGGGTGCGCCGTTCTGGTTTCCCACTGCGTGGCTCTTTTTTCTCGGCGGTATACTCCATATCGGTATAGGTGATACGTTTCTGTATATCGGCTATAATCGAATCGGGCCGCGGCTGACTATGCTTATTGCGTTGTGCAGCAGTCCGATACTGTCCTGGTGCATAGAATGGATATTCCTGCACAGCAGCCCGGATGTAATGGAGCTGGTTGCGGCGGGCGTTGTCGTGTTCGGGGTGATAATCGCACTGGCCCCTGCAGAGAAAAAACAGTTCACTGCACGGCAATGGCATTCCGGTATTGTGGTTTCGCTTCTGGCCGGGACATTTATGTCGGTAAGTGCGGTACTCACGCGTTATGCCATGCACCATACCCATGAGCAGGGGATAGAAATTCCGCTTATCGTAACAGCGCTCTACAGGGTGGCGGGCGGTACGGCGCTGCTGCTCCTTGCCGGTGCAACGGTATTCAAAAAACCCTGGAGCATCCCGCGGCAGCACAGCGCCCGGTTCGGCGCGTGGCTTGCCGCAAGTGTTGTTATCGGACCGGTACTGGGAATGACAGCCTACCATGAAGCATTAAACCGGCAGCCCTCGGCGGTCGTGCAGGCCATACTGAGCATGATGCCTGTTGTGGTAGTTCCGCTTGCATGGATAGTCAACAAGGACCGCCCAAGCATACGGGCACTCGCCGGTGCCCTGATAAGCGTAAGCGCATGCATAGCCCTTGTGCTGATGTGA
- a CDS encoding methyltransferase domain-containing protein, with protein MKMSYPSVAPRAPEISFDKAPAHDTCRPEFPAFSLKKFFRRFLFKSLLQARARRLAPKIIDSLHECSSMLDLGCGDMILTEFLQHHSPLQVTAVDTVDTNLSSMPVILYDGNRIPFPENTFDATVVAYMLHHCNNIEAILHEIKRVTCRKIIVMEEVFESKFAEKVLHLHDNGNKFLSTKMKIPLNFMKIQQWHETFNALDLKVEQCTRIYQYPWVNITHQVLFELRV; from the coding sequence TTGAAAATGTCATATCCCTCCGTTGCGCCGCGTGCACCGGAAATATCGTTCGATAAAGCGCCTGCGCATGATACCTGCCGGCCGGAATTTCCAGCGTTCTCATTAAAGAAATTTTTCCGCCGCTTTTTATTTAAATCATTGCTGCAGGCACGCGCCCGTCGCCTTGCACCGAAAATCATTGACTCACTGCATGAATGCTCAAGCATGCTTGACCTTGGCTGCGGCGATATGATCCTTACCGAATTCTTGCAACACCACTCACCCCTGCAGGTGACTGCTGTCGACACGGTCGATACCAATCTGTCCTCGATGCCGGTGATTTTGTATGACGGCAATCGGATACCCTTTCCGGAAAACACGTTCGATGCAACCGTCGTTGCGTATATGCTGCATCATTGCAATAACATTGAAGCTATCCTGCACGAAATCAAGCGAGTTACCTGTAGAAAAATCATTGTTATGGAAGAAGTTTTTGAAAGTAAATTCGCCGAAAAAGTTTTGCACCTGCACGATAACGGAAACAAGTTCCTGTCAACCAAGATGAAAATCCCCCTGAATTTCATGAAAATTCAGCAGTGGCACGAAACGTTCAATGCCCTTGATTTGAAAGTAGAACAGTGCACGAGAATATATCAATATCCCTGGGTGAATATTACGCATCAGGTGTTATTTGAACTAAGGGTGTAG